A stretch of DNA from Perca fluviatilis chromosome 15, GENO_Pfluv_1.0, whole genome shotgun sequence:
GGCTTGGCAGGTTTAGACGTTCTGGGTTCCGAAATGAGTTCCTCTAATTCAACCGGCCTCTTCTGCATCTGTGGAattaaaataaagttattttcatTTCTACAGTTAATGAAAGGCCCTACAAATCTGGAAGATCTCAAGCATGTGCATTTCTATATTAgctatatattataatatatatatatatatatatatatatatatatataatatatattataatattgtaaTAACTAATTCCTTGCAATCTAGTCATTGACACAAAAAGATACATGCTCAGCAGCCTATATTCAGTGATTTTCTCCATCCTTGTGAGAAAGTCAGCATATCCCAACATTTTTTAGGAGAGTTAAAAGTAGACCAGATAGTCTTGTGAGAAAAGCTGACTCATGACTCACTCTGCTTGAGTCTTGTTCTCTTTGTATGtcaaaatcagaatcagaaaattattcattgccaagtaagtaacacttacaaggaatttggatagatagatagatagatagatagatagatagatagatagatagatagatagatagatagataagatcAGATTTAAATCTTAATGCTTCTTGCATATTTTCACTTATAATCACCTGTGAATTGTGAGTAGCATGATGTTGCATGTCCATGCCATGTGCAGccctgtgctgctgctgggtTTGAGACTGTGGTTGTGGTTGCTGCGACTGGTGGCTCTGGTGCTGATGTTGATGCTGGAGCTGCTGGTGTTGCTGGAGAGCGTACAGCTCCTGTTGCCGTAGAAACTGGGATCGGGAGTACACTGCAGGATGCTGCATGTGGGAGGGTGGGCCCCGGGCGCCATACACAGGGGGCCACAGCCCTGGCTGCTCCATCACATCTAATgagaaaaaggaggaggaaTGTGACTGAGTGGGCTACCTTAGAAcaaaaagacatgcatgcacatacacactttaGCAACCTTTTCCTTTGGATTCATTCACATTAACACTATGCACACACTAGACTACAACATTGTGTTATCCATATCCTTATCCTGTCATTGTCTACCTCCCACACACCCATTTCAAAACAGTGAAACCATTATGGATCATTTAAAAATCATTGTATTCACATTTTATAGCAACGACAAAGACAAATGtctttagaaaaaaatatttttgacttCACAGAACAACATCTCTCCAGGCAGCAGCAATCCCACACTCTCCAGTGCTCTGAACAGAAAGCTGTCTCCTAAGAACTGCCTTGAGAATTAGCTGGAATGCTGGAAAAAGTTATAACAATGTTGAAATGTGAACAGATGATGATGGCTGTAGGTTGGTTGGAGGTCAAAATACTGGGCTGGAAATGCGTGTTTGTCTCGCCGGAGCATTCAGCGTGGACTTAACTGCCGAAAAGTCCCACCTGCCCAGCCAAATCGTAGAAAAGGGTCCGCAAAAGAGCCCAGCAGGAAGCTTAGTTCCATTTCTGTGGGTGGACAACCTTTTTCATGTGGCTTTAAGGACCAGTGTAACTTGGTGTGGGTGATGTGCTATGACAGAGGTCCCACTTGGGAAGTAGTGGGCCTACACTGTAGGAACCTCAAAAACCTAATTTTTACATTCTCTCACCCTTTGCCCTTGACTCGCCCCTGCACACACTTTCTCCTACACAACCCCAAAACTCCTTGTTCAGAGACATAAACTTGGATCTTTCCTGTGGGAAAGCCTTTGTGGAAGTATTTCCCTTCACGGCTGAAACTCCTGTGGAGCACAGAAGGAAACACACCGTAAAGGATTGTGAGCTAATTAAATGTCACAGCCTGCTCACTGAATATGTGTCTACAATGACTTTTGAGAAGTGATCTTTTCCCTCAGTCTCACACACTTTCTCTGCTGTGACGATGAGAGCATTTTTCCTGCAGCAGGTTGTGTGCAGAAAATGTTTGAATTGTATTGTCTGTGGATGAGCCCATTAAAGGGAAGTTCATCAGCAGTCTTCACAGGAAGTGATCCTGTGAagaaagtgctttataaatacacTTGACTTTACAGAGGAGAAACCAAGGTTATGGCATACCCAGGTGATGGGTCGCAGGATGGGCGGGAGGCTCAGTGGGTAGGACCACCAGCTGGGCAGAGGGGTCCTGAGGCAAAGGCAGGACTGGCTGCAAAGGGCCTGGCATGGCTGCAGAGAAACCTGGGGGGAGATTCTGGTGCAGGGCTGAATGACCTATACCTGCTTTATAGAAAGGATGCCCGTTTAGATTTATATACCCATCACATACAATGTAAAACACTGCTACAAATATACTACAACTAtcaatcataatcataatcataatcataacTAAATTATGAAATCAATTCTAAACCTGACTGGGAACCAATGAAAATATGCTGAAAGTTGAATTTACATGTTCTCTTCTGAATAATATAAAATCATGGCAGCTGAATTCTGCACACATTTGAGATGACACAGAGTTCTGTACGCACTTAAGGAAACTCATTATTTGCTGCTGAGCAAGATTATATAAAAGCATAAATGACTGTAAGTCGATGGAGCATAGAAACGCCTATGTTTTTTGCCCATTCCATAAAGAGACAAGCAGAACTGTACTGCCTGTCTTTACATGATTTGTAACACTGTAAAAAGTCTCCAATTTCCCAAAAAATTATATTCGCTCACCATAAGAGTGTCCTGTCATCCAAAGGGACGGGCTTCCAGTTCTTGGCATCCAATGATGGTGTGCAGAATGTGCAGCAGGATCTCCTAATTGGCCAGACTGGAGGGAAGTCCCGCCTGGGACCATGAGATGAGAGGTGAGGTCTCCATGACAGCTGTTGGAGGGGTGACAGCTGTTGGAGGGATGGATTCTTGCAAATTCCACCCTTTCCTTATTATCCCTGGCATCAGGATGAGACAAAATTAAGGAAATGCATATGAATCCAACCACTGAAGGTTTTTAACAATAACATATTTTAAATGGGTATTGAACAATGGCTTTGCAGTTGCTTACCTGATatatgcatctctctctctgtccaagCAAGTCAAACCTATCTGTTCCCCACTcaacctcttcctctcctcttcagtGGTGGGATCTGAAGGATACATAGAGCGGGGGGGACCTGCGAGACAGACATTAGCTTAACTATTAGCTCTTACCTGGTGAGGACATGTTCCCAAGTCTTTCCCAATTTCTCAAAACACTACAATGACTcacaagtagggctgggtaccgttACCAGTACCAATACCAGTACCTTTAAAGTGTGTCCCATACCAATAGAGTATTTCacttgatacatttttttaatggaaTACCCATCATATGAATGGAAGCATCTTGGCATGCTGAACTGAGAACTCCATCAAATACACCACGCTTAACTTCACCACACCACAGATTGTATGGGTTGTAGCTGCTGCGGTAGTAGGCCATCACTTGTCGCATTAAAGCAAAGAACGCTTGCGGTGTTTCGCTGCAAGCAAAACCATACAAATAGTAATTCTTTTCTAGATCTGGGTATGAAAAGGATCGAATGCAGGTATTGTTTGACTGGAGAAGTTTCTACTTGGTACTGggttattttggtcaataccTTAAAAAGGTATTAAGTACCGATACCCAGTCTTACTCGCAAGGGACGTACTGATGCTGCTTATTAGTTTGCCATTTCAACCATACTTTGAATTACAGTACCAGTCGAATGTTTGGACACGCTTTCTCATTCATTTGAATtggaaagtgtgtccaaacttttgcctGGTACTGTACATAccatacaacaacaacaccaccaccacctcttaATGTATTTACCAAAACTGAAGGTTTGTCTCATCACTGCAAACGGTGCTCAGTGACACCAACACTCTTCAAGCTtatagacatttttgttttcacatcTAATTCATCAACAGGTCAcagataataaaaaattaaaaagaactAGTTCTCTAGAACTCTGTTCCCTGCACCTCTGTTCATGAGGAGGTGACCTAGACTGCTTACCTTTCACCGAGGGATGTACCCTGCCCTGTCGGCTATTGGGATGACTGTCTGCTGAACGACAAGGTGGCTCCCTCTGTCTGGCCACAGCCACTGCTATTCCCACTGGTGGCTGTCGCACCTCACTTTCTCCATGACCTGTGTCCCCCATTTCTCGGCCACGCCCACTGTAATCAGGGCGCTCGTTATCGTTGCCGGGGCCCTTTCTGGAAGGTAAAGTCTGTTTGTTGACCTGCAGGGCACAGCTCCCCCCAGCAGGACCTGATTTGAGGCTTCCTAGACCCCCAAAGGGGCTTTTCTGGGAGAGGAGCAGTGGCTGTTGCTGGTTGCTGTACTTCAGTAAGCTTTTCATGGCACTGCTCTCCCCCTGCGTTGGGCCCTGGGGCTCAGGTTGctgctgtggctgctgctgttgctgactAAGGGGAGGTGCGGGGGGAGGCTGTGGAGGAGGCAGGCTAATTCCcggctgctgttgttgctgttgctgttgctgcgaGTGTTGCCCACCAGTGCTCCCTAACTCCATGTAGGACTTCCTCTGCTCCTCCTCGGGTTGTGACATGTGGTGGGGAGGCCTCATGGTCCAGGGTGGCACTTggggctgctggtggtggtgctgcCCATTGCTGTTGCTGTAACCATAAGGAGAAATATCCATCTTTCTTTTTAGCTCCTGGCTAGTCCCCTGGTTCAACTCAGCAGGAGAAGGAGCATCTGGGCCAGGTCGGCCATGCTGCTGGTGGCGTATCCTGGCTACCTTTTGGCCATCTCTCTGTAAGGAGCAGCTACCTCCACGACCAGTGGGGCCATGGGCTGCTCCAGCCCCACTATGTTGACCAATACTTTTACTTCCAAGTGGGGAGGAGTTAGGCTGGGGTCTTGGATGGGAACAGTCTCTGTAAGGAGAGGTGTTGACAGAATGAGGGACAGAGTGTCCAGCTTTGGGCCCCTGGGGCAGCGAGGGCCTGAACACATCCATGTCCACACCACTGTTGATACACTCAGCACTGCGTGATCGTACAACCTGGTGTTGCTGTTGGGGATGTGGAGGCTGTTGTAGTTGGGGAGGTGGAGGAAGCTGTGAAGGCTGCAGGTGTTGGTGGTGGGACTGCATCCAATCTGGAGCCTTCTCTGTTTTTCTGTATgggtgctgttgttgttgttgttgttgttgttgttgctgctgctgttgttgttgttgttgctgctgttgttgttgttgttgttgctgctgttgttgttgttttctgtgcCAACTACTATGGTGCCCACTGCCTCCATTCTTTTCTATTACCTTATCCTTGGCATTGCCGCCTCCCCCTCCACTGCTCACACCATGGCAGTCGGGGTTACCAAGCTGGAATGGCCCACTAGATTTGTCCCCCAGGCCTGCCACAGATGGCACAAATGTTGGCCCTGTGACTTTAGGTTCTCGCCCCACATTGACTGGCCCCCTCTCATGTGAGGCAGAGTTGGCTAGAGGAGCAGGAGGGGGTGGGCAGAAAAAGTCTGGGTGGTGGTGTGTATGGTGGGAATGATGTGGGTGGTGTGGGTGGCTGGGGTGAAGTTGAAGGCAGTGGAAGCCCCCTGGGTGAGGATGTGTATGGGGGTGAGCATGGGGATGCGAATGGGGGTGTGCCCCAGCAGAAGGACCCATGTGCAAGGGAGGGGGTACAGCGTAGGACAGAGAGTGGTGGAGTGGTGCCTGACCCCTTTCCAGACAGTCTGAAGGTTGTTCACTTATCCTCATCTCCCCACTTACCCCCTCCTTGGTGCAGCGACTACTGCCACTTGACCCCATATGTCTGCCCTGGCtgctccccccaccccccatagCCCCAAGGGCTGTGCCCTCCCCCCCACAGCTGGACATGGAGGCCTTAGTCCCTGCTCCAGTTCCTGCATCTCCGTTTTGCATCTTGCCATTGTGCAAGCAGGCACTGAGGGGCTTGCCCATACTCTGAGGGTGTTCCTTGCTGTACTCCATTGTGAGGGATGCCTTGTGCCTCTCCAGGGCTCGACTGTTGACCTCCTCCAGGGGTAGTGGATGCTGTGGATAGTGTGGATGCTGCTGATGGGAGTGGGaatggtggtggtgtgtgggcTGGGGTGGCTGGTGGCTGtggtgctgttgctgctgctgtctctCTTTTGCCTCCTGTTTGCTACTGGACCTCTCCTTGTCCTTTACAGGTACAACTCCTCTCTCCACAGACCCTTCTTTGATGCCCTTATGTAGACCCGCCCCTACCCCTGGATCTCTGTCTCTGCTGCAGGACCCCTGAGAGTGTCCTGAACCTGCCCTGGACATTGGTGGCAgactgtgattggctgagaTGAGAGGGGGCTGGGATGGGAGACCTCGAAGATAGAAGTTTTCTGAGAAGAAGGAAGGCAGGCAAGTTAGGCAAAATGCATTAGTcaagaaaggaaaaaacaagGACAGAATTCGATTATTCAGCTCTCATGATAGTGTCCCTAGGCATCCTTATATCAATATCCCACATCAAATTACACCATACTATGTTGTATAAATTGGATTTAAATGTCTTATTTCTGTCTGATTAAATTTTAATCACCGCATGCCTCACCTTTTTGCGTGTCAacttaaattatattttatataaaaaaaaaaaaaaattatcatcCTAAATGAAGAACAAGCTGGTGCGTGACCTTTACTGACCTACATCAGGGGTAAAAGGTCATTTGGATGTTGGGCCTGTAAGCAAATACACCTGGGCTTATTACATCAAGCCCATCTGGAGGACATTTACACCACAACCAAACACAGAACTCATTTTGCATCGGGACATTCAAAAACACAATGGACTTTGAAGGTGGAGGACAGAGAAAACATGGATTGAGATGAAAGCCCACCGCAATATTAGGACAAAGAATCACCATGACAACCCACTTCCATTGGAATCGGGTAACTAATATATCTAAACAAATCAATGTTAATTGAATAAGCCTATCTCTACTACTGTATAATTAATTATTTCACAAGATTGCAAGAAATagatctaaaaaataaaatcaaagtactgtaacttaaaaaaataaaattaaagagATATTTTCTTATACTTATCTTTTGCACCTGCCTCACCCTTCATCATCACTTTCAAACACAACTCGCAGGCGGAGTAAAGTAAGGAAGAGTGAGatgaagagagaaaaacatgGCTAAATGAAAGACAGACGTATTTGTGTTGGCAAGCATGCGACCTGATCCCAGAGAGTGCAGATGCAGTTCATTTGGCCGTGTGCGtgcaagcgtgtgtgtgtgtgtgtgtgtgtgtgtgtgtgtgtgtgtgtgcgcgcgcatgcaGCACCGTGGTTTTAACAGGAGCTCCGAGTCTTGAATGTCTCACTTTCTGCCGGTGGAACAATGGGGCCAGTGCTGTGAGCCGGCTCTGGGGAGGGAGGAGTGTTGTGGTGGGCTTAATGACCTCGTCTCAGAGTGGCCTCCACATGCTCCCATCTTAATGAAATGCATAGAGAGGGCAAACAGTCCTGCAGTAACATAGGAGGTGCTACTTTCTTACTtcactttttctgtcttttaccTATTTATCTATCTCTCCTCCTTTGTCTATTTCTTTGCTATCATGATTAATTAGCAAGCTTATATGTCAATGAATCTACAgcgggaggaggggggggggatccTTTGTTTAAGCAAGACGTTTATCTCTGATTTTGGGGGAAGAAAAGCAGAGAGCTGTTTGGCAGTCTTTATCCAAGCTGGGAGAGGGGCTTTTTTTTCTGCGGCAGCATGTTGTTTGTGAGCGTGACGATTGACGCCGTAATCCCTTTTCACAGCGTGGTCTGGCTGTGCCCGATAATGCCAGCCCGCTCAGTTTCAGCATGCCCTCCAGTGGGGCGGCAAGAGGGGGACTGCTGGGCACGGCAGAGCCCATTCAGCCATTAATCTGGCCAGGACAAgggaagctgctgctgctgctactgctgctgctgctgcatgcgACGTGAGCAGGGTCTTAGTGCAGTCTGCTGACTGCACAGCAGCCTTGCTCTCTTTCCCCccacacactctcacagacacacaacaagtCAGCATCGGCAAATGTGAATGACAGAGGGGAGTTCACAGCGCATGCCCTCCTTTACAGAGGCGGAGCAGGGGCGAAAAGCAGAACAAACAGCTGCATCCCAGGGAGGGATTTCCAGAAGTTCTGAAGGTATTTCACACAGCATGGTGGGTTGAGAGAAGCAGGCTGACAGGGAGGACAAAGACGGGGGCTGGATATAGAACAGCACCTAGAGGCAGTTAAGAATTAAGCCTGCTGAATTAGAGGCAGACGACAGAGTGTTTCATTTCTCGCGAGCACAGAACCATCCTCTCACCAATACTATCCACTCCTCTTATACCTGCTCTacaaaaaagggaagaaaaaaaaaaaaatacaccagCCCATACTGGTTGTAACATGTCAGAgatagaaggacagagagagagcatggCAGAAGAAAaccaagaggagaggaggagcaggCTGAGCTGCCTGTCAGGTCCGCTAATtgagaaaaagtgacagaaCCATTAAGACACAgtaagggaggaggaggtgttcGGCGGAGGAGGGGCAGTAACTGTGGTGTGGATCTCTTCAGGTTTGACTAATTGAAAGGAAGGGATGCAGGCTGGCacgagagagaacgagagagagagagagagagagagagagaaaaaaatgaaagaggcaggagaaagaggagaggtgGGGGGAAGGGGTGCAGCTTAAATCCCACAATAGGAAAAGCTAGCAACTGCTCACAGAAGGAAAGATGGACAACTGAAGATAGGCTTGAAAAAGCGTATCAAACAGAAGTGGATTAGacaggtgtgtgcgtgtgtgtgtgtgtgtgtgtgtgtgtgtgtgtgtgtgtgtgtgtgtgtgtgtgtgtgtgtgtgaaaatcgaTTGTTTTTGGCATAACGTAAGAAGTCATTTGGATCGCAGCCAGCTGGCCTCAGGCCTGCGAAGAGCGGTAGTTGTTGGGTTTTTCTTGTCCATTTTTGTCCAAGTttatggggggtggggggagggtattcagggtgtgtgtgtgtatatatatatatatatatatatatatatatatatataaaaacagttcctaaaattaaaataactaTTTCATAAGCTCAGAGGGCCTAATAGATTTTATCAGGTgttatgaaaaacattttgcattacatttatttaaatgttcactacatgttttttttctctttcttctttcatcCACCATAATATACtgccacctctctctctctctctctctctctgtgtgtgtcagtgagtccACGTCTCCACTCAgcaaatgaatagacaatcccATGTGTGACACACAATGGCTTTTACTGTATTTGGCAATCTACCTGAAGAGAgaatctgaaataaaaaaatatattttaatccGTGCAACTCTCTGACATCATGTAAGCCACTAATGGtttagtttttgtcaccttATATAAATATCCCAGCATTTGTAAGAGAGTATACTGTACACTTTCATTTTCCCAACACAACAAATCCTCAAACAAAAGTCCACACAGTGACTCCCTCTGCCGAAGTCTTCTTGATCCAAAAGGACCATACCAACACTGTAATGTGGTGATGTTATTTATAGGTTTGCTTAACATGTCACTCAGCTAATGGCTTGTCGCTCATGCTCTCAATAGAAATGTGGTCTGTATGCATGACTTAACTGGCCCTCTCTAAACACACTCACACCATGTCCACACTAATGTGCGTGCTCATGTGGATTAAGATGaaacacatgttttttttttctcagattttGCCTTCAAACCCCAGAAACTGATTAGTTTTTAGTCCAAGTCCAGACTCAATTTCATATCCAGGAAAATGGTAGATTCTAGCGCTATAATCTGTGGCAAACGTGTCAGAAGAATAGCAGAGACAAAGACATTCTGCACCATGACAGGTATATGCCAGAGACATTAGGGATCATACAGTAATCTTTGAATACTAATTTGTGTTGCTATGCTTGGATTTGCATGCAAACAGACACTTTAAAGACACACCTcacaccaaaaaataaataaaaaaaatccagagaATATCTTTAAGGTTACaagccgacacacacacacacacacgcacaagtcAGTGCCTGCTCTGCTGCTGGTGGGGTTCTGCTGACACCCGGAGAGAGGAGGCGAGAGTCTGGGTAATTGTGCCGCTCATTTTGATGACTTGCTTTTTATGCAAAACAGGAAAAAGACAATATGCAATTATCTTGAGGAGGGAACAGCTGAATGTGGTTGATGAACAGTCTGGATTCAATCATGCTCTTAGTGCGTTATATGCAATTAAACTGCAATAGAGATAATGGCCTCCATTGCCAACTGAGTAATAATCCCAGTCATaatcacctccattacttttaTTAGGCTTGGCATTATCATCATCActcttattatttattatacttTTCCACAAGAAGAAAATCTTTGACAATGAAACCCTGAAACTATAaggtataatataataatattataattataatataaggTATAATGCTTACAAAATGAGTTTTGAGGGAAAATGTCTTTGACTGAGTTGATGCTAAAGTTCAAATTTATTCATCCTGTCTCCACTGAAGAAGTCTAGAGTTTCACCTATTCTCACCACTGTAGCAGCTGTCCACTGACTCAACCCCTTGTGGCCAGGACATGAgaggtgtgtaggtgtgtgtgtgtaggtgtgtgtaggtgtgtgtaggtgtgtgtgtgtgtgtgtgtgtgtgtgtgtgtgtgtgtgtgtgtgtgtcagagcatCTCAGCTGCACTGCACCCAAACCACACATCACGCAACTGGGGCGCCGCTGATCAGTGACCAGAAATAACAAACACTCCCACTggcgtcccccccccccatggaCTAACAGCTGGGCTattcttagaaaaaaaaataatacaagagGGCTGAAATAACAAGAGTCTGACAACTTCAAAGACTGTGGTTCACTAGATGGCATTGGCGACCATCACATCGTGTAATTAGCAAAAGATTATGAACGTGTAAATCTAAAAGTGACTGAAGTGAAGTCACAGGAAAGCAGACCTTGCATTAATATATCAGTGGGTGGCATTGGATAGGTCTTACAATTATCTGACATCCTTAACATTCGAGTTCCCGAAATGTCCAAGCAGATTAATCTCTCTACTTTATCCTTGTCAGACATCGTGGCGATATCTAAGCAGAAATGTGAGGTGTTGAATTGAGTGAGTTTATATTttcctcactgtgtgtgtgtgtgtgtgtgtgtgtgtgtgtgtgtgtgtgtgtgtgtgtgtgtgtgtgtgtgtgtgtgtgtgtgtgtgtgtgtgtgtgtgtgtgtgtgtgtgtgtgtgtgtgtgtgtgtgtgtgtgtgtgtgtgtgtgtgtgtgtgtgtgtgtgtgtgtgtggccaggatTTTATAATCCTGAGTGCCGGGTGGGAACTACCCTATTAAGCAGTGATGGAGACACCAGCTGAAAGCTCTGCAATCACTGCAACTTTTTACTGGCTCGCGTTCACGCGTGCTGCTTCAGAGAGTCTTGAGTGACATTCCTGCTGACGTGAATCGAATACCGCAAGATTCCTTGGCTGAACTTTTGACCCTGTGTCCCCATCTAGAAACCATGGCACTGTATTCCATCCCAAACATGCTGGGCCCGGGCCTATTTTGGTGCACAAATAAAAGGGTGGGAGCCTGGCTCTTGCTAGATGATTACAAGCCGTGCTTTGTTGTAAACCTAACACAGCCTAAAAATACACAATATCAGAGTAACAATACACCCTGCAAAGCTCTGTCCCCGATACTGCCTAGACATGAATAGTGCCTGATGCAGACAATGTCGTCAAATGAGgggcatgtgtttgtgtgcatggtgtGATTTGAGGTACCTTCATGCGAATGGGGAAACCAGATTTGCGAGGCGCTGGAGTGGGGGCCGCCCCGGAAGGAGGGTGAGGACGGCGAGGAGGGCGGCCGGGAAGGGTGAGACGGGTGGGAAGGGGGGGAACCCAGACTACTGGCCAGAAAGGTCCCCATGAAGGAGGCGGAGGAATTGCCCATCAATCCACTGCCTGCATTCCCACAGGGACAAAGGTAAGGAGAGAAAACATGGTTAGAATAAGAGAAGTGCATGTACACAGTGACCATGAGtgtgaataaaataataataaaacaaaaaagaaatgcagatGTAAAAGGATGAAGCCCACTGGCCATCTAGGTGGAATCACAGAGCCAGGTAGATTTGATCGCTGCCCTGGGGAGAGGGTGAATgagtaagagtgtgtgtgagagaaaaaaagtgtgaaactCTCCTCCCCCTCACTGACAGCAGAGTCCTCTCCCCTcgtcttctctcctctcacaTCGCCTCTCCCCATGGGCAGACAGAGGTCTCATCTCACAGCTGAGTACACACTTTCTCAggctctctccctctcgctctcACACA
This window harbors:
- the LOC120574214 gene encoding BAH and coiled-coil domain-containing protein 1-like produces the protein MEGRDFAAPAHLLSERGALVHRAASRIAPSGHGSVQHGGHFTPGKYYPSHIPMAPHSGSGLMGNSSASFMGTFLASSLGSPPSHPSHPSRPPSSPSSPSFRGGPHSSASQIWFPHSHEGTSNHTMHTNTCPSFDDIVCIRHYSCLGSIGDRALQGVLLL